The following are encoded in a window of uncultured Ilyobacter sp. genomic DNA:
- the atpC gene encoding ATP synthase F1 subunit epsilon yields MATFKLEVITPIKKIIEKEVEMIILRTTEGDMGVLANHAPFVAEIAIGEMKIKSPDEEVAYFVSGGFIDISREQTTILADEAIDAREIDVATAKKDAEIAQAKLTKLKEDRDIASTQKALQDALTKVRIAEQYR; encoded by the coding sequence ATGGCTACTTTTAAGTTAGAAGTGATTACTCCTATCAAAAAAATTATTGAAAAAGAAGTTGAAATGATCATTTTAAGAACCACTGAAGGGGATATGGGAGTTTTGGCAAATCATGCTCCCTTCGTGGCAGAAATAGCTATCGGAGAAATGAAAATAAAATCTCCAGATGAAGAAGTAGCATACTTTGTATCTGGTGGTTTTATAGATATTTCGAGAGAGCAGACCACAATTCTTGCTGATGAAGCTATAGATGCAAGAGAGATAGATGTGGCAACTGCCAAAAAAGATGCCGAGATTGCTCAGGCTAAGCTTACGAAGCTCAAAGAGGACAGAGATATTGCTTCTACTCAAAAAGCACTTCAAGATGCACTTACCAAGGTAAGAATAGCTGAACAATATCGTTAA
- a CDS encoding DUF748 domain-containing protein, producing MKPNKKIIITGVVLISMLFFFLLKFPVYIKNTALKKLEESLGRKINSGKFRYNHLTATIYLEDFKIMEADEKEVFLSFDSFNINVDPTKFITKTLYFKEISLINPTFRYEVSDEGKNFDDILKKMSSNKDKDSKESSMFFKKIGVGSILIDRYTLYYADRSIKGEGIMKFKSPKFQYIDNILNFSSGLELSKKDSIALSLEADTSTGDFKGVFTAENITLDENPFIVKKIKGYDSLVGNVKADIPFKGNFKNKVYAMNGIIHSENFNIKNDTQSISFKSGDINLKEVTFPKPYLNIENIAIDNLVVHDKTPSKEEEKDPEKPFEIPDFKIGELNISNSSLLTTRTSATNISFNGKNLTNEKESASEIALSFDLDEKTSISTNSRVRFKETLKNPKDLLQIMWAEGKLKASGADLASLKTIENIPYKVNSGNFSIGGDYTFSYPELSALADISLIGIDASDDSESVLSLDQLKISSKVAYHTADKKFKISGPGDIKNMVFKSKDGKTLFKGDLSLLSKEISKESIILDFINLKNAKIDLTSPKKTEEDKKTVKKEKKKIPLIHLTKLEIQNSDVILKDFSVTGINALLKNFSTKKGGSEISVAGKLNGKTPVSIGGNLILDKDLEFSEDIKDIGYKGKVNVASLSIGELTPFLKEIDYTVGGFAKLDADLFYARRNIASQTALSFDNLSLHNKINTDEFSAKKINSSFFIQIKDKKYNITKGKFNLDEFKGVFGKDKYLSFSGHNINLILNKLTKEEFAANELTVSKPIVVLNKKSEDDTKTTKSEKAKVKINIKKLNILDGDFNIFTKNTSYPIQKILLKSNNFTTSKNEKTDMTLDSIVKTGGTLSAKGSYSLREDWGFSPKTMDIDGEFTLNNLDLIPYKNILELYFPNQLNSGKTDWKATYKIKKGKLDGMNDITFKNISLGVSTGNNTSIPLKTAVSILSDKSGNFNLKIPISGDFNNPQFKLRDIFIQSLKSILIKTVTSPIDIITKTIESKEISKINFIFLSDSLALTEIQKLEKISQMLKDNQKLKVKFTLYTDFFRETELLRLKNIKDIIFMSSKDSKTPESQVDDLMNSRKEKILTFFRNKSLESRISLEISNEKRVYPQADVIFISP from the coding sequence ATGAAACCAAATAAAAAAATAATCATCACCGGTGTTGTATTAATATCCATGCTTTTCTTTTTCCTTTTAAAATTTCCGGTTTATATCAAAAATACAGCACTAAAAAAGCTAGAAGAAAGTTTAGGACGAAAAATAAATTCAGGAAAATTCAGATATAACCATCTCACAGCAACCATATATTTAGAGGATTTTAAGATTATGGAGGCCGATGAAAAAGAGGTCTTCCTATCCTTTGATTCTTTCAACATAAATGTAGACCCTACTAAATTCATCACCAAGACCCTTTACTTCAAGGAGATATCCCTCATAAATCCTACTTTCAGATATGAAGTCTCTGATGAGGGTAAAAACTTCGATGATATATTAAAAAAAATGAGCTCCAATAAAGATAAAGACTCAAAAGAAAGCAGTATGTTTTTTAAAAAAATAGGGGTAGGCAGCATCCTTATAGACAGATACACCCTCTACTATGCAGATAGATCAATAAAGGGTGAAGGTATTATGAAATTCAAATCTCCTAAATTTCAATATATCGACAACATCTTAAATTTTTCATCTGGACTGGAACTTTCAAAAAAAGATTCAATAGCCCTTTCCTTAGAGGCAGATACCTCTACAGGAGATTTTAAGGGAGTTTTCACTGCTGAAAATATTACCCTAGATGAAAATCCTTTTATTGTAAAGAAAATAAAGGGATATGATTCTTTGGTTGGAAATGTAAAAGCTGACATCCCATTTAAGGGGAATTTTAAAAATAAAGTCTATGCTATGAATGGGATAATTCATTCGGAGAATTTTAATATTAAAAATGACACTCAGAGCATCTCTTTCAAATCGGGAGATATAAATCTAAAAGAGGTAACCTTTCCAAAACCTTATCTCAATATAGAGAATATAGCTATAGATAACCTCGTGGTTCATGACAAAACTCCATCAAAAGAGGAAGAAAAAGACCCTGAAAAACCATTTGAAATTCCTGATTTTAAAATCGGAGAACTCAATATTTCAAATTCATCTCTTTTGACCACTAGAACTTCGGCCACAAATATCAGCTTCAACGGAAAAAACCTTACAAATGAAAAAGAGAGTGCATCAGAAATAGCACTGTCCTTTGATCTTGATGAAAAAACATCAATATCCACGAATTCCCGTGTAAGATTCAAGGAAACTTTAAAAAATCCAAAAGATCTCCTTCAGATCATGTGGGCTGAAGGAAAATTAAAAGCCAGTGGAGCTGACCTTGCCTCTCTGAAAACCATAGAAAATATCCCCTATAAAGTAAATAGTGGCAATTTTTCCATAGGAGGCGACTACACCTTCAGTTACCCGGAGCTTTCTGCCCTTGCTGACATATCATTGATAGGTATAGACGCTTCCGACGATAGTGAATCTGTTTTGTCTCTAGACCAGCTCAAAATATCAAGTAAAGTAGCCTACCATACAGCAGATAAAAAATTTAAAATCTCAGGTCCTGGAGATATAAAAAATATGGTCTTCAAATCAAAGGATGGAAAGACTCTTTTCAAGGGAGACCTTTCACTTCTTTCAAAAGAGATTTCAAAGGAATCTATAATTTTGGATTTTATCAATCTTAAAAATGCAAAGATCGACCTTACCTCACCTAAAAAAACTGAGGAAGACAAAAAAACTGTAAAGAAAGAAAAGAAAAAAATACCTTTGATCCACCTTACAAAGCTTGAAATACAAAATTCAGATGTTATTCTAAAAGATTTTTCAGTTACCGGGATCAACGCTCTGCTTAAAAACTTCTCTACAAAAAAAGGCGGATCGGAAATAAGTGTAGCTGGAAAATTAAACGGAAAAACTCCCGTGAGTATAGGGGGAAATCTTATTTTAGATAAGGATTTGGAATTTTCTGAAGATATAAAGGATATAGGGTATAAAGGCAAGGTAAATGTTGCTTCACTCAGTATAGGGGAGCTCACACCATTTTTAAAAGAGATAGACTACACAGTAGGTGGTTTTGCAAAATTAGATGCAGACCTTTTCTATGCCAGAAGAAATATTGCCTCTCAGACTGCTCTGTCTTTTGATAACCTAAGCCTTCATAATAAAATAAATACAGATGAATTTTCAGCAAAAAAAATCAACTCGTCATTTTTTATTCAGATCAAAGATAAAAAATATAATATTACAAAAGGTAAGTTTAATCTTGATGAGTTTAAAGGAGTCTTTGGTAAGGATAAATACTTATCTTTTTCAGGACATAATATCAACCTAATTTTAAACAAGTTGACCAAGGAAGAGTTCGCTGCCAATGAGCTTACCGTTTCAAAGCCCATTGTAGTTCTCAATAAAAAATCAGAAGATGATACCAAAACAACAAAATCGGAAAAAGCAAAAGTAAAAATCAATATAAAAAAATTAAATATATTAGATGGTGATTTCAATATTTTCACCAAGAACACCTCCTATCCTATACAAAAAATATTGCTTAAATCAAATAATTTTACCACATCAAAAAATGAAAAAACAGATATGACTCTGGATTCCATCGTCAAAACCGGAGGAACACTTTCTGCAAAAGGCTCATACTCACTGAGAGAAGACTGGGGATTTTCACCCAAGACAATGGATATAGACGGTGAATTCACACTAAATAATTTAGATCTCATTCCTTACAAAAATATCTTAGAACTCTATTTTCCAAACCAGTTAAACTCAGGTAAAACAGATTGGAAAGCAACCTACAAAATAAAGAAAGGTAAGCTCGACGGAATGAATGATATAACCTTCAAAAACATCTCTCTAGGAGTATCCACAGGAAATAATACGTCCATTCCTTTGAAAACAGCTGTGAGTATACTCTCTGATAAAAGCGGAAACTTTAATTTAAAAATACCAATTTCTGGAGATTTCAACAATCCACAATTTAAATTGCGAGATATTTTTATCCAAAGCTTAAAAAGTATCTTGATAAAAACAGTTACATCTCCTATTGATATTATTACAAAGACAATCGAGTCCAAGGAGATATCAAAAATAAACTTCATATTTCTTTCAGACAGTCTTGCTCTTACTGAAATTCAGAAATTAGAAAAAATATCCCAGATGTTAAAAGATAACCAAAAATTAAAGGTTAAATTTACCCTCTATACAGATTTTTTCAGAGAGACAGAGCTTCTTAGGCTTAAAAATATTAAAGATATTATATTTATGTCCTCAAAAGATTCCAAGACTCCCGAATCACAAGTTGATGATCTTATGAACTCCAGAAAAGAAAAAATTCTGACTTTTTTCAGAAACAAGTCTCTAGAGAGTCGAATATCATTAGAGATTTCCAATGAAAAGAGAGTTTACCCACAAGCTGATGTAATTTTTATATCACCATAG
- the atpD gene encoding F0F1 ATP synthase subunit beta encodes MENKGILTQIIGPVVDVSFNSELPKIYNSLRIDRGNGEILVAEVQQHLGNNVVRAICMDGSEGLQRGMEVVDTGAPITVPVGKAVLGRILNVLGEPIDQAGEINAEEYSSIHRKAPAFEDQGTEVEIFETGIKVIDLLAPYVKGGKIGLFGGAGVGKTVLIMELINNIAKGHGGLSVFAGVGERTREGRDLFDEMTESGVLSKTSLVYGQMNEPPGARLRVALTGLTMAENFRDKEGQDVLLFIDNIFRFTQAGSEVSALLGRMPSAVGYQPTLATDMGALQERITSTKTGSITSVQAVYVPADDLTDPAPATTFTHLDATTVLSRRIASLGIYPAVDPLDSTSTALQPGITGHEHYTTAREVQSVLQRYKELQDIIAILGMDELSDEDKITVNRARKIERFFSQPFHVAEQFTGMEGKYVTVKETIRGFKEILEGKHDDLPEQAFLYVGTIDEAIAKARELMKGDA; translated from the coding sequence GTGGAGAATAAGGGAATTCTTACCCAAATAATTGGTCCGGTTGTAGACGTATCATTCAATAGCGAATTGCCTAAGATTTATAATTCACTTAGAATAGATCGTGGCAACGGAGAAATCCTAGTAGCTGAGGTACAGCAACATTTAGGTAACAATGTTGTAAGAGCTATTTGTATGGATGGATCTGAGGGGCTGCAAAGAGGAATGGAAGTAGTAGATACCGGTGCCCCGATAACAGTACCGGTAGGAAAGGCTGTACTAGGAAGAATATTAAATGTACTGGGAGAGCCAATAGATCAGGCAGGAGAAATAAACGCAGAGGAGTATTCGTCTATTCACAGAAAAGCTCCTGCATTTGAAGATCAGGGAACTGAAGTAGAGATATTCGAAACAGGAATCAAGGTAATAGATCTTCTGGCTCCCTATGTAAAAGGTGGAAAAATCGGTCTGTTTGGTGGAGCAGGAGTTGGTAAGACAGTTCTTATAATGGAGCTTATCAACAATATCGCTAAGGGACACGGAGGTTTATCAGTATTTGCAGGTGTAGGGGAAAGAACGAGAGAAGGTAGAGACCTTTTTGACGAAATGACCGAATCTGGAGTACTTAGCAAAACTTCTCTTGTTTACGGACAGATGAATGAGCCGCCTGGAGCAAGACTAAGAGTAGCACTTACTGGTCTTACAATGGCTGAGAACTTTAGAGATAAAGAGGGGCAGGACGTTCTCCTGTTCATAGATAATATCTTTAGATTTACTCAAGCAGGATCGGAAGTTTCGGCACTCCTAGGAAGAATGCCATCGGCAGTTGGATACCAGCCGACACTAGCAACAGATATGGGTGCCCTTCAAGAGAGGATAACATCTACTAAAACTGGATCGATCACGTCAGTACAAGCTGTATACGTACCAGCAGATGACCTTACTGACCCGGCTCCAGCGACTACATTTACGCATCTAGATGCAACAACAGTACTTTCTAGAAGAATAGCATCGCTTGGAATCTATCCAGCGGTTGACCCACTAGACTCTACATCAACAGCTCTTCAGCCTGGAATCACAGGACATGAGCATTATACAACAGCAAGAGAGGTACAATCTGTACTTCAAAGATATAAGGAACTTCAGGATATAATCGCTATACTAGGTATGGATGAATTATCTGACGAAGATAAAATAACAGTAAACAGAGCAAGAAAAATCGAAAGATTCTTCTCGCAGCCGTTCCACGTAGCGGAGCAGTTTACAGGAATGGAAGGTAAATACGTAACTGTAAAGGAAACTATAAGAGGATTTAAAGAGATACTAGAAGGTAAGCATGATGACCTTCCTGAGCAGGCTTTCCTTTATGTGGGAACAATCGATGAGGCTATAGCAAAAGCGAGGGAATTAATGAAGGGAGATGCATAA
- a CDS encoding diguanylate cyclase has product MKKKALKEFLFYRIVLIVILPMYIITCASILFSANSIKERIVERNNAVINIVNHFVSHCEEEIKQIGEVISKGYITDLRKNDYLSTFKENYKLLKKIQILDLDGIVRYSSEGAVKIGNDMSNFEFVEAAIEENGYYWSGVMVSPLDGTSEIMIAKKIGENIFVGYVDIEELNIALKENIKNTGSKMVVLDSKGNMIFYDVDRMDSARKSEVKYKYISAAGNKNRGKSDFIKVGNRSDIIENYGKIESTGWDIIIVEDAGRSFVFMWSFYKQIVAVIGLFTLLIIYISYSAINKLLEDMKKLRDISERVAAGDMPVMTEYRISESEKLAERFLNMGKVVLEREKNVKEKAVFLQSLIDAIPNPVFYKDKNHVYMGCNDAFAEYIGVKKEELPGKSVYELAPKDKADIYRKADDELLESGEDQVYQSRVVGANGEIRDVKFYKSIFRDLHGNKMGIIGIILDITTLKEAVRVAEKREKFIETLLDTVPLPIYYQDKDGKYINCNRAFEEMVGKKRENIIGKLHREVWGKNLKGWSTKKDLEFLRDKKLQTAEYEIVDKNGHTRIVVFDKTLFYTEQGEVGGIIGAISDITDIRQMQEDLKVLSLKDSLTGIYNRRGFEEMSDRIWRESLRNTNSVSVIMLDIDKFKLYNDHYGHQAGDECLRRIAEKLEKSCKRPSDIVARYGGEEFVIFLPDTALEGARTVAEKIKRNIEDMGIEHVKSRHGGRVTVSLGVASTVPKNDEDIEELIGVADKMLYQAKERGRNRVEG; this is encoded by the coding sequence ATGAAGAAAAAAGCTTTAAAAGAGTTTTTATTTTATAGAATCGTTCTCATTGTGATTCTTCCCATGTATATAATAACCTGCGCTTCTATACTATTCTCTGCAAATAGTATAAAGGAAAGGATAGTGGAAAGGAATAATGCAGTAATAAATATTGTGAATCATTTTGTGAGTCATTGTGAAGAGGAAATAAAACAGATAGGAGAAGTTATTTCAAAAGGGTATATAACTGATCTCAGAAAAAATGATTATCTCAGTACCTTTAAAGAAAACTACAAACTTCTTAAAAAAATTCAAATTTTGGATCTGGACGGGATCGTAAGGTATTCCTCAGAAGGAGCTGTAAAGATAGGGAATGACATGTCCAACTTTGAATTCGTAGAAGCAGCTATAGAGGAGAATGGCTATTACTGGTCGGGAGTAATGGTGTCTCCATTGGACGGTACTTCAGAAATTATGATTGCCAAAAAAATTGGTGAGAATATTTTTGTGGGGTATGTGGATATAGAAGAGCTCAACATTGCCTTGAAAGAAAATATTAAAAATACAGGAAGCAAAATGGTGGTGCTAGACAGCAAAGGAAATATGATTTTTTATGATGTAGACAGAATGGATTCTGCGAGAAAGAGTGAGGTCAAATATAAATATATATCTGCAGCTGGAAATAAAAATCGTGGGAAATCGGACTTTATAAAAGTAGGGAATAGGTCTGATATAATAGAAAATTACGGTAAGATAGAAAGTACAGGATGGGATATCATAATTGTAGAAGATGCAGGCAGAAGTTTTGTTTTTATGTGGAGTTTTTATAAACAGATAGTTGCTGTCATAGGTCTATTTACTCTGCTTATAATTTATATATCTTATTCTGCAATCAATAAACTTTTAGAAGATATGAAAAAATTGAGAGACATTTCTGAAAGGGTAGCTGCTGGAGATATGCCTGTGATGACAGAGTATAGAATATCAGAATCTGAAAAACTTGCAGAAAGATTTCTGAATATGGGAAAGGTGGTTTTGGAAAGGGAGAAGAATGTAAAAGAAAAGGCTGTCTTCCTCCAGAGCCTCATAGATGCTATACCAAACCCGGTTTTTTACAAGGATAAAAATCATGTCTACATGGGTTGCAATGATGCCTTTGCAGAGTATATAGGGGTAAAAAAAGAGGAGCTTCCAGGAAAGTCTGTGTATGAGCTAGCACCTAAGGATAAGGCTGATATATACAGGAAGGCAGATGATGAACTTCTAGAATCTGGAGAAGATCAAGTATATCAGTCAAGAGTTGTAGGCGCAAACGGGGAAATAAGGGATGTGAAATTTTATAAGTCTATATTTAGAGACCTTCATGGGAATAAAATGGGGATTATAGGGATTATATTGGATATTACAACTCTGAAGGAAGCTGTAAGGGTAGCCGAAAAGAGAGAAAAATTTATAGAGACTCTTTTGGATACAGTTCCACTTCCTATTTATTATCAAGATAAGGATGGAAAGTATATAAACTGCAACAGGGCCTTTGAAGAGATGGTAGGGAAGAAAAGAGAAAATATAATAGGTAAGTTACATAGAGAGGTGTGGGGAAAAAATTTAAAAGGGTGGTCTACCAAAAAAGACCTAGAATTTCTTAGGGATAAAAAACTACAAACGGCTGAGTATGAGATAGTAGATAAAAATGGTCATACCAGAATTGTGGTATTTGACAAGACCCTTTTCTATACAGAGCAGGGCGAAGTAGGGGGAATAATAGGGGCAATATCAGATATAACAGATATCAGGCAGATGCAGGAAGATCTGAAGGTACTCTCTCTAAAAGACAGCCTTACAGGGATCTACAACAGACGTGGGTTTGAAGAGATGTCTGACAGAATCTGGAGGGAATCTTTGAGAAATACGAACAGTGTTTCGGTTATTATGCTAGATATAGATAAATTTAAATTATACAACGATCATTATGGACATCAGGCTGGAGACGAATGCCTGAGGCGGATAGCTGAAAAATTGGAGAAATCCTGTAAAAGACCTTCGGATATTGTAGCCCGTTACGGGGGAGAGGAGTTTGTAATTTTTCTTCCTGACACAGCTTTAGAAGGGGCCAGAACTGTAGCAGAAAAAATAAAGAGAAATATAGAGGACATGGGAATAGAGCATGTGAAATCAAGACACGGGGGAAGGGTGACGGTCAGCTTAGGGGTAGCTTCTACTGTGCCAAAGAATGACGAAGATATTGAAGAGTTGATAGGTGTAGCAGATAAGATGCTTTACCAGGCAAAGGAGAGGGGAAGAAACAGAGTAGAGGGATAA
- the coaE gene encoding dephospho-CoA kinase (Dephospho-CoA kinase (CoaE) performs the final step in coenzyme A biosynthesis.) yields the protein MIIGLTGGIASGKSTVSKILSKMGIRVVDADIVAREVMNSEEIIERITGEFGKNVLDKNGKLDRAKLRELVFSSKEMVDSLNSIVHPFVIAKFQDERKKTIRTGETVIFDIPLLFEAGMENLCDEIILVYVDRETQIKRVMERDGSSREIAENIIESQMSLLKKLEKSDISIKNDGTIEELKKKVDKIFSKYRSEENY from the coding sequence ATGATTATCGGTCTGACTGGAGGGATAGCTTCTGGTAAAAGCACAGTGTCTAAGATATTGAGTAAGATGGGTATAAGAGTTGTAGATGCTGACATAGTCGCAAGGGAAGTCATGAATTCAGAGGAAATAATTGAAAGAATAACAGGTGAATTTGGGAAAAATGTGTTAGATAAAAATGGTAAATTAGACAGAGCAAAACTGAGAGAACTGGTTTTTTCCTCAAAAGAAATGGTGGATTCACTGAACTCAATAGTTCATCCCTTTGTGATAGCAAAATTTCAGGATGAAAGAAAAAAAACTATAAGAACAGGGGAGACGGTAATATTTGACATACCACTTCTTTTTGAAGCTGGGATGGAGAATCTATGTGATGAGATAATATTGGTATATGTAGATAGAGAGACCCAGATAAAAAGGGTCATGGAAAGAGACGGGAGCAGCAGAGAAATTGCAGAAAATATAATAGAGAGTCAGATGTCATTGCTGAAAAAACTAGAAAAATCTGATATAAGCATAAAAAATGACGGAACCATTGAAGAGCTTAAGAAAAAAGTAGATAAAATTTTTTCGAAATATCGAAGTGAGGAAAATTATTAG
- a CDS encoding ABC transporter substrate-binding protein gives MKKVIFILVIVLSGLLLWNEFENTNRINIGVVSTLSGEESIFGVAMLNGIVMATDEFNNGRKFYEKKVSLIIRDDKNDPEEAKKSATELIDSGVVAILGPALSDSGLAVSEVGNERKKLIISPTVATTRLSGKDDYFIRMSPSVNKNAVSFAEISRNYLKMEKVLIIYGEKNLAYTESFKEEFIKKFKENPENESLLYIKKTSDKISSYFPDIKDEIDGVVIIANPLDTAEITQNIRQIKGDMQILASDWAFHQSYITYGGKYTEGVYIALYYDDTYFGEDGIYLDERFKKFKNNYVEMFKEIPNNGSLYGYESLNVLANAVGRTGGRSSEELKKEVLSSESEKYFLQPGSFDKYGDCERDLFIFQVQYKKFKKVKL, from the coding sequence TTGAAAAAAGTAATTTTTATTTTAGTTATTGTTCTTTCCGGACTTCTTTTGTGGAATGAATTTGAGAATACAAACAGGATAAATATAGGGGTAGTTAGTACATTATCTGGAGAAGAATCAATTTTTGGAGTGGCGATGCTGAATGGGATAGTGATGGCTACAGATGAATTTAACAATGGCAGAAAGTTTTATGAAAAGAAAGTAAGCCTTATAATAAGAGATGATAAAAATGATCCCGAGGAAGCAAAAAAGTCTGCAACGGAGTTGATAGATTCCGGAGTTGTGGCTATATTGGGTCCTGCCCTATCTGACTCCGGGTTAGCCGTAAGTGAAGTGGGGAATGAGAGAAAAAAACTGATAATAAGTCCTACAGTTGCAACTACAAGACTTTCGGGAAAGGATGACTACTTTATAAGAATGAGTCCCTCTGTAAATAAGAATGCAGTATCCTTTGCAGAGATATCTAGGAATTACCTAAAAATGGAAAAAGTTTTAATTATTTACGGGGAGAAAAATTTGGCTTATACAGAGTCTTTTAAGGAGGAATTTATAAAAAAATTCAAGGAAAATCCTGAAAATGAGAGTCTTCTATATATAAAAAAGACCTCTGACAAGATAAGCTCTTATTTTCCAGATATTAAAGATGAAATAGACGGAGTGGTAATAATAGCAAATCCATTGGATACAGCAGAGATAACTCAAAATATAAGACAGATCAAGGGAGACATGCAGATACTTGCCTCAGACTGGGCATTTCATCAAAGTTATATAACCTACGGAGGAAAGTATACCGAAGGGGTCTATATTGCCCTTTATTATGATGATACTTACTTTGGAGAGGACGGGATCTATTTAGATGAGAGATTTAAAAAATTTAAGAATAACTACGTTGAGATGTTTAAAGAAATTCCAAATAACGGATCGCTTTATGGATATGAAAGTCTAAATGTTTTAGCTAATGCGGTAGGAAGAACTGGTGGCCGTAGCAGTGAGGAGTTAAAGAAAGAGGTTCTCTCATCAGAATCGGAAAAATATTTTTTGCAGCCTGGAAGTTTTGACAAATACGGAGACTGTGAAAGAGATCTCTTTATATTCCAAGTGCAGTATAAAAAATTTAAAAAAGTTAAACTTTAG
- the atpG gene encoding ATP synthase F1 subunit gamma has translation MAGGKELKGRIKSVQSTHQITKAMEIVSSTKFKRFSALVNQSKPYSESMDIVLKNIAAGIKSERHPLFDGKKDVKKIGVIVMTSDRGLCGGFNNATLKKMEILIAENPDKEVSIIGVGKKARDYCNKRNYDLKAEYIQLIPETMFEKAKEISENIVEYFYEDIFDEVYMIYNEFISAMQTELIVKKVLPIERVEVQENTTYIFEPSVEGILSSLLPKYLNIRIYQAILENTASEHSARKNAMKNATDNAEEMIADLNLQYNRERQAAVTQEISEIVSGAAAL, from the coding sequence ATGGCTGGAGGAAAAGAATTAAAAGGTAGAATTAAAAGTGTTCAGTCTACTCACCAGATCACAAAGGCTATGGAGATAGTTTCTTCGACAAAGTTTAAAAGATTCTCTGCACTGGTAAATCAGTCGAAACCATATTCTGAGAGTATGGATATTGTACTAAAAAATATCGCTGCAGGGATAAAGTCTGAAAGGCATCCACTTTTTGATGGAAAAAAGGATGTAAAGAAAATAGGGGTTATCGTGATGACTTCTGACAGAGGACTTTGTGGAGGCTTCAACAATGCCACCTTAAAAAAGATGGAAATTCTTATTGCCGAAAATCCAGACAAGGAAGTTTCTATTATTGGAGTCGGAAAAAAAGCCAGAGATTACTGTAATAAAAGAAATTACGATCTTAAGGCCGAGTATATTCAGCTGATTCCAGAAACTATGTTTGAAAAGGCTAAAGAGATAAGTGAAAATATTGTAGAATATTTTTATGAAGATATCTTTGATGAGGTATACATGATCTACAATGAATTCATATCTGCAATGCAGACTGAGCTGATTGTAAAAAAAGTGTTACCTATCGAGAGAGTAGAGGTTCAAGAAAATACTACGTATATTTTTGAGCCTTCGGTAGAGGGGATATTATCAAGCCTACTTCCAAAATACCTAAATATTAGAATATATCAGGCTATTTTGGAAAATACGGCAAGTGAGCATTCGGCTAGAAAGAATGCTATGAAAAATGCAACTGACAACGCTGAGGAAATGATAGCTGATCTGAACCTTCAATATAACAGGGAAAGACAGGCTGCTGTTACTCAAGAGATATCTGAAATTGTCAGCGGAGCAGCTGCTCTATAA